The genomic stretch TGCGGTTCAGGGTGTCGGTGAGCTGCCCCAGCTCGTCGCGGCTCCCCGCCTTCGCCTGCCCGGTCAGGTCGCCCTCCGCCACGCCGCCGGCAAAGCGCACGGCCTCCTGCAGCGGCTTGCCGATGCGGGTGGCCAGGAACCACGCGGTGCCCACCGCAACGGCGAGCGCCAGCACGGTGAGCCAGACGGCGGTGTCGCGCGCGCGGTCGGTGGCGGCGCGCACGTCGTTGCGGCGCGCCATGGACAGCTTGGTCTCCTGCTCGTGGAAACGGGACAGCACGTCGCGGGCGCGGTTGGCCCCCCGCCGCCCCGCACCGGACTGGACGAAACGGGCGACGGAGTCCAGCGGCGGCCCGCCGGCCTGCAGCGTGGCCCGGCGCAGCGCGATCCCGGGCGTGGCGACGGTGCTCACCCAGTCGCCGGCAAAGGTGACGACGCTGTCCAGGCGGGCCTCCTGCACGGGGTCGCTCACCAGCCGCTTGGCATCGGCGTGGAAAAACTCCACGCGCCGGTCGGCCTCGGCGTACATGGTGAGCGCCGTGTCCTGCCCGCTGAGCAGGAAGTCGCGATACGCCAGGGTGCGGTCCGCCAGCGCCACCTCCAGCTGCACCGCCGCGCGCTGCACGTCCTCCACCCGCCGCGACTCGGCATCCAGCCGGGTGAGCCGCCGCCCCTGCACGGCCACGGTGAAGGCGATGACCCCCATCAGCGCCAGCACGGGCACGAAGCCCAGCAGGATCTTGTTGCGCACCCGCATGTCGCCGAACCATTCCGACACGCTCATCTCGCCTCTTCGCCCAGGACACGTTCCAGGTGCAGCAGCGCCACGCGGCGCCCGGACCCCGGCACGGCGATGCCGGCCAGCCATCCGGGCGGCAGCGCCGCCGTTGCTTCATCCGGGGCCGCCTCTTCGTCCCCGTCCTCGTCCAGCAGTCCCACCACGCGGTCCACCAGCAGCCCCACCGCCTCCCGTCCGCCCCCCCACACCACCACCAGCCGTCCCGCCGCCCCCACCGGCGCCAGCCCCAGCCGCTCGCCAAGGTCCACGACGGCCAGCACCGTCCCGCGCACCTGTGAAATGCCACGCACGCCATTCAGCGCGAACGGCACCCGGGTGACCGGCGGGGGGCGCAGCACCTCGCGCACCCGCTCGGCGGGAATGCCGAACTCCGCGCCCCCCACGCTCACCGACAGCGTGCTCACGCCGCTCCGTCCAGCCGCGCGGCGAGCGCGGCCAGCAGCTGGGCGGGCTGCCAGGGCTTGGGAAGGAACCCGTTTGCCCCCGCCTGCCGCGCCGCCGCCTGGTCCGCCTCGGACGCCTCGGTGGAGCAGACGAGGACGGGGACGGACGTCATCCCCAGCTCCCCCCGCAGCCGGCGGATGAACTCCAGGCCGTCCATTCCCGGCATGTTGATGTCCACCACCATGCCGTGCACCTCCGGGTCGCGCGCGGCGGCGTCCAGCCCCTCGGCCCCGTCGGCGGCAAAGGCCAGCTCGTAGTGCGGGCCCAGGACCATGCGGTACATGCGCACCATCATGGGGCTGTCTTCCACCACCAGCAGCCGGCGTCGCCGTTCATCCCCCACCCGTGCCTCCCCGGTACAGGTCTACGTTCATCTCCAGCATCTCCCCCGGATCCAGCAGCAGCACCACCCGTCCGCGCGCGTCCACCACCGCGCCCGACACGCCGCGCGGGCCGCCCAGCGCCGACGGGAGCGCGCGCACGGCGGCGGCGTCCTGCGCCAGCAGCCGGTCGGCGCCCAGCGCCGCCGCCCGCGCCCCGCGCCGCAGCACCAAAACGAAGCGCGGGTCCGGCGCCGGCGCCCAGCCGAACACGCGGTCCAGGCGCACCAGCGGCACGGCCTCGTCGTGCACGGCGACGGTTTCCGCCGGGCCCGTGCGGCCGGGCGCGCCGGCGCGGAGGGTTTCTTCCACGTCCAGCGCCGGGATGGCGAAGGTTTCCCCCGCGGCCTGAAAGAAGAGGACGGGCACCAGCGCCACCGTCAGCGGAACGAGCAGGACGAAGCGGGTGCCTCCCTCGTCGCCGTCCTCCACCCGCACTTGGCCGCGCAGCCGCGACACGGCCTCGCGCACCACGTCCAGCCCCACGCCGCGCCCCGAAACCTCGTCCGCCACGGTCCGCGTGCTGAAACCGGGACGAAAGAGCAGGTCGTCGATCTCCTCCTCGTCCAGCGCCTCGCCCTCCGCCACCAGGCCCAGCTGGCGGGCGCGGCGCTCGATGGCGGCGCGGTCCAGCCCGCGCCCGTCGTCTTCTACCTCGATGCGCACGCGGTCGCCCTCCTGCGCGGCGGAGAGGCGGACGGTCGCCGTTTCGGGCTTGCCGGCCGCGCGGCGTTCGTCCGGCGGCTCCACGCCGTGGTCGACGGCGTTGCGCACCAGGTGCAGGAGCGGGTCCAGCAGCGCGTCGGAGGTGGCCTTGTCCAGCTCCGTCCCCTCGCCGTGCAGCTCCACGCGCACGCGCTTGCCGCGCTCGCGAGCAAGCTCGGCGGCCAGCGGGGGAAAGCGCGAGAACACGCGCTCCACGGCCACCAGCCGGAGCGACGTGGCGCCGCGGCGCACGGCCGAGGCCGACGCCTCCAGCTCCTCCAGCCGCTCGGCGGCGCCGCGGCGCAGTCTCGCGGCCTGCAGCGCCTGCGCGTTCTCCGCCATCCACGCGCGCAGCCCCTCCACGGCGCGCACCAGGTCGTCTACCTGGCCCAGCAGCGGGTCCAGCCGGGCAAACGGAATGCGCAGCGATTCTTCCCGTGCCCCCGCGTCGCTCCGGCGCTCCGGCGCCGGCGCGTCCCCGGGCGATGGCGTCCGCGCGGCAGGTGCGGGCGCCACGGCCGGCGACACGGCGCTGTCGGCCGGGAGGGGAACGCGCGGCGGGATGGATGGAAGCGGCGCGGCTTCCGTGGATGTCGGGGCTTCCGCTCGCGCACCGCCGGCGGCGGATGGAACCGCGGCGGATGCGTCATCCAGGGTCTCCGCGTCATCCGCGGCCTCGGCGGACGGCGCGGGGGCGGCGAGCGCGTCGGCGAGCTCCGCGCGCAGGGGGGCCAAGGGCGCAAAGGCCTGCTCCTGCTCCGCCCCGCCCGCGGCCTCCAGCGCGCGGTGA from Longimicrobium sp. encodes the following:
- a CDS encoding chemotaxis protein CheW, translated to MSTLSVSVGGAEFGIPAERVREVLRPPPVTRVPFALNGVRGISQVRGTVLAVVDLGERLGLAPVGAAGRLVVVWGGGREAVGLLVDRVVGLLDEDGDEEAAPDEATAALPPGWLAGIAVPGSGRRVALLHLERVLGEEAR
- a CDS encoding response regulator, encoding MGDERRRRLLVVEDSPMMVRMYRMVLGPHYELAFAADGAEGLDAAARDPEVHGMVVDINMPGMDGLEFIRRLRGELGMTSVPVLVCSTEASEADQAAARQAGANGFLPKPWQPAQLLAALAARLDGAA
- a CDS encoding chemotaxis protein CheA; translation: MAVYIAGTHHRHWTDTLSDLLDLSELFGDFRDEGRAQLARLDAVLAGLDAGQAPDEAQRAELLRALHTIKGNAAMLGLRPLQELVHGVEDAFKHAPAPAVLPLETLQRAAAALHRALEAAGGAEQEQAFAPLAPLRAELADALAAPAPSAEAADDAETLDDASAAVPSAAGGARAEAPTSTEAAPLPSIPPRVPLPADSAVSPAVAPAPAARTPSPGDAPAPERRSDAGAREESLRIPFARLDPLLGQVDDLVRAVEGLRAWMAENAQALQAARLRRGAAERLEELEASASAVRRGATSLRLVAVERVFSRFPPLAAELARERGKRVRVELHGEGTELDKATSDALLDPLLHLVRNAVDHGVEPPDERRAAGKPETATVRLSAAQEGDRVRIEVEDDGRGLDRAAIERRARQLGLVAEGEALDEEEIDDLLFRPGFSTRTVADEVSGRGVGLDVVREAVSRLRGQVRVEDGDEGGTRFVLLVPLTVALVPVLFFQAAGETFAIPALDVEETLRAGAPGRTGPAETVAVHDEAVPLVRLDRVFGWAPAPDPRFVLVLRRGARAAALGADRLLAQDAAAVRALPSALGGPRGVSGAVVDARGRVVLLLDPGEMLEMNVDLYRGGTGGG